In the genome of Marispirochaeta sp., one region contains:
- the ercA gene encoding alcohol dehydrogenase-like regulatory protein ErcA, producing the protein MDYSLTEMRKFVAPEFIFGLGARNKCADYIRTFGGGKVLLVSDPGVEEAGWTREIEGILQQNGISYVLYDSVSPNPRDSEVMRGAEFYLQNGCNMLLVIGGGSPIDCAKGIGIVVSNDQDILSFEGVDNVPVPMPPLICIPTTAGSSADVSQFAIILDSRNSSKIAIVSKGVVPDISLVDPETTKTMDLALSTETGMDALTHAIESYVSNASSPVTEMHALKAMEYLRTYLPRLIHEADDNTIRAGIMMGSLLAGLSFSNASLGLVHSMSHALGGLLDLPHGLCNALLLQHVSAFNYPAAPEKYRNVAAVLSGRTPAEIPWDSASEVLASGLRTLQTELFMADTLNTGTMDQKTLNQLAYRALSDPCTVTNPKDADTDDLIELYEKIFN; encoded by the coding sequence ATGGATTACAGCCTGACCGAGATGAGAAAGTTTGTGGCCCCGGAATTTATTTTCGGCCTTGGCGCCCGGAATAAGTGCGCGGATTATATCCGCACCTTCGGCGGAGGAAAGGTCCTGCTGGTCTCGGACCCGGGGGTGGAAGAGGCAGGCTGGACCCGGGAGATAGAAGGAATTCTGCAGCAGAACGGGATTTCCTATGTGCTGTATGACTCTGTCAGCCCGAATCCCCGGGATTCGGAGGTCATGAGAGGCGCTGAGTTCTATCTGCAGAACGGCTGTAATATGCTCCTGGTTATCGGAGGGGGCAGTCCAATCGACTGCGCCAAGGGAATAGGAATCGTTGTTTCCAATGATCAGGATATACTCAGCTTTGAAGGTGTGGACAACGTCCCGGTGCCCATGCCGCCCCTTATCTGTATTCCTACAACCGCGGGATCCTCGGCGGATGTTTCCCAGTTCGCGATTATTCTGGACAGCCGGAATTCCAGCAAGATAGCCATAGTCAGCAAAGGAGTTGTTCCCGATATCAGTCTTGTTGATCCTGAAACAACAAAAACCATGGATCTGGCACTGAGCACGGAAACAGGAATGGATGCCCTTACCCACGCGATAGAATCATACGTCTCCAACGCCTCCAGTCCGGTGACGGAGATGCACGCCCTTAAGGCAATGGAGTATCTCCGGACCTATCTGCCCAGGCTCATTCACGAAGCTGATGACAATACGATACGGGCGGGAATCATGATGGGAAGCCTGCTTGCGGGGCTCTCGTTCTCCAATGCGAGTCTTGGTCTGGTCCACTCAATGTCCCACGCCCTCGGCGGACTGCTGGATCTGCCCCACGGCTTGTGCAATGCGCTGCTGCTCCAGCATGTGTCAGCCTTTAATTATCCAGCGGCTCCGGAGAAATACCGGAACGTGGCTGCTGTTCTTTCCGGCCGTACACCTGCAGAAATCCCCTGGGATTCCGCCTCCGAAGTTCTGGCCAGTGGCCTTCGGACTCTGCAGACCGAACTTTTTATGGCCGACACCCTTAATACTGGAACAATGGATCAGAAGACCCTGAATCAGCTGGCCTACAGGGCCTTAAGCGATCCCTGTACCGTAACAAATCCTAAAGACGCGGATACTGATGATCTGATAGAGCTGTATGAAAAAATCTTTAACTGA
- a CDS encoding U32 family peptidase, with amino-acid sequence MKSELLAPAGNLEKLSYAYRYGADAAYIGIKAFSLRARAENFHAEEFDSIRRIKGDKKLYAALNIYFHPSDIRSLEENLDYLAEYPLDAFIVSDLGAARLLQKRFPNIPLHLSTQANCINGEAVKVYRGLGFNRIILGRETSVSDIKEIRRAVPEIELEAFVHGAMCLAYSGRCFLSAYMAGRSANEGNCSHSCRWDYRVLEESKRPGEYYPVETGEGFTTILSSKDLCMIDHLEELQEAGVDSFKIEGRMKSIYYTAVVTRAYRKALDSLEGKPDPGLPAYREDLFNVSHREYSSGFYFDRTDIETPTRKSYQRSYMFLGSLRKQHPEQPELYELDVKNQILSSDSLEYIGPDIPYLEDTGFVLMDENLTPVEKADHGSRYYIRPAVPAAEGYILRKAVSGE; translated from the coding sequence GTGAAAAGTGAACTGCTGGCCCCTGCGGGGAACCTGGAAAAACTGAGCTACGCCTACCGCTACGGCGCCGATGCCGCCTATATCGGGATCAAAGCCTTCTCGCTGCGTGCCAGGGCGGAGAATTTCCATGCCGAAGAGTTTGACAGTATCCGCAGGATCAAGGGTGACAAAAAGCTTTACGCGGCCCTCAATATCTATTTTCATCCCTCGGACATCCGTTCCCTGGAAGAAAACCTGGACTACCTGGCAGAGTACCCTTTGGATGCTTTTATCGTCTCAGATCTGGGGGCTGCCCGGCTCTTACAGAAGCGTTTTCCAAATATCCCCCTGCACCTCTCCACCCAGGCCAACTGCATCAACGGAGAAGCTGTCAAGGTCTATCGGGGCCTGGGGTTCAACCGTATTATCCTTGGAAGGGAAACATCAGTCTCTGATATAAAAGAGATCCGCCGGGCTGTCCCTGAAATTGAGCTGGAAGCCTTTGTTCATGGAGCCATGTGCCTGGCCTACTCGGGGCGCTGCTTTTTAAGCGCCTACATGGCCGGCAGAAGCGCCAACGAGGGAAACTGCTCCCACTCCTGCCGCTGGGACTACCGTGTGCTGGAGGAGTCAAAGCGTCCGGGAGAATACTACCCGGTGGAGACCGGCGAGGGCTTTACCACAATCCTCTCCTCCAAAGACCTCTGCATGATCGACCATCTGGAGGAGCTGCAGGAAGCCGGGGTGGATTCCTTCAAGATTGAAGGAAGAATGAAATCAATCTACTATACCGCCGTCGTTACCAGAGCCTACCGCAAAGCCCTGGACAGTCTGGAAGGCAAACCGGACCCCGGGCTCCCCGCTTATCGGGAGGATCTTTTCAACGTCAGCCACAGGGAATACTCCTCGGGATTCTATTTTGACAGGACGGATATCGAGACACCGACCCGGAAGAGTTACCAGCGGTCGTACATGTTTCTCGGCAGCCTGAGAAAGCAGCATCCGGAACAGCCGGAGCTGTACGAACTGGATGTCAAAAACCAGATTCTTTCAAGCGACAGCCTGGAATATATTGGTCCTGACATTCCGTATCTGGAAGATACCGGTTTTGTATTGATGGATGAAAACCTGACTCCTGTCGAAAAGGCCGACCACGGTTCACGTTATTATATTCGACCAGCCGTGCCGGCGGCAGAAGGGTATATTCTCAGAAAGGCAGTATCCGGAGAGTAG
- a CDS encoding M15 family metallopeptidase yields the protein MRFLLYSIALLSLVSCSPSNSLATDAEKQQPPLVPDFSLTRDELALFAADISWKDTAERIMTRPAEFLLLMREILAQPEELFLIADKNRSLTRDYEPEDLVSLTEFPLTLNRKDLSLRALIMPDLLAMDQAARNEGLRLVYSSSYRSYEYQQQVYRRHVEQMGQEAADRISARPGTSQHQLGTTVDFGSITDAFAETDEGRWLADNAWRYGFSLSYPRGYEELTGYAWESWHYRYIGHPAARMTELYFGGIQHNFLYFLDTHRAFFKERQIP from the coding sequence ATGAGGTTTCTCCTGTACTCTATCGCCCTGCTGAGCCTGGTATCCTGTTCTCCTTCGAACAGCCTTGCAACAGACGCTGAGAAACAGCAGCCGCCGCTGGTGCCGGATTTTTCCCTGACCCGGGACGAGCTGGCCCTGTTCGCAGCCGATATTTCCTGGAAGGATACCGCGGAACGTATAATGACACGGCCGGCGGAGTTTCTGCTTTTAATGCGGGAAATACTTGCCCAGCCGGAAGAGCTGTTCCTGATTGCCGACAAGAACCGTTCCCTTACCAGGGATTACGAGCCGGAGGACCTTGTCTCTTTAACGGAGTTTCCCCTGACCCTGAACAGAAAGGACCTGAGCCTCCGGGCGCTTATAATGCCCGACCTGCTTGCCATGGATCAGGCCGCCAGGAACGAGGGACTCAGACTTGTGTATTCCTCAAGCTACCGTTCCTATGAGTATCAACAGCAGGTTTACCGGCGGCATGTGGAACAGATGGGACAGGAAGCGGCGGACCGGATTTCCGCCCGGCCGGGGACCAGCCAGCACCAGCTGGGGACCACAGTGGACTTCGGTTCGATCACCGACGCATTCGCCGAAACCGACGAAGGACGCTGGCTTGCGGATAATGCCTGGCGTTACGGCTTTTCCCTCTCCTATCCCAGGGGCTACGAAGAGTTGACCGGCTATGCCTGGGAAAGCTGGCACTACCGCTACATCGGACACCCCGCAGCGCGTATGACCGAACTCTACTTCGGAGGAATCCAGCATAATTTTCTCTACTTCCTTGATACCCATCGCGCTTTTTTTAAAGAACGGCAAATACCGTGA
- the lon gene encoding endopeptidase La, translating into MPEKNIIPADQILPNKLFIIPLNGRPIFPGIFTPLMISGQEDMEVINKSMESNGLIGLVLLKDPETGNPVGSELHSVGTVAKIVKRINLPDGGLNIFISTLKRFKIKKFITAEQPVSAAVEYLDDINDESDEVKALSRALLTEMKQLSENNPIFSEEVRLNMINIDHPGKIADFITSILNIKREDQQGILETLDVQQRMEQVLIFIKKEQELLSIQKKIQQQINEKIEKSQREYFLKEELKAIKKELGMPVDAKSSEYQRFKELIDTLPLPEDVREPVERELEKFSLMDPNASEFIVTRNYLDTIVSLPWEDPKPEDFELEKARKILDEDHYGLDEVKERIIEFLAVRKLKKDTKGSIICLVGAPGVGKTSVGKSIARALNKQFFRFSVGGMRDEAEIKGHRRTYVGAMPGKIIQGLKIVKSRNPVFMIDEIDKMGASFQGDPSSALLEVLDPEQNVSFRDNYLDLPFDVSTVLFIVTANTLDTIPRPLLDRMEVIRLSGYIEQEKIAIASKYIIPKSLSRHGLKKSQVRFTKAALSGVAVNYAREAGMRNYEKAVDKINRKIATKLVLKKLEPTVKIDSQDLEEYLSKPIFREDVKKQAAVPGTAVGLAWTNFGGDILVIEAVSNPGKEGFRITGQMGSVMQESAGIAFTYARHIAGRYNVDQSFFEKNQIHLHIPAGATPKDGPSAGITMTAALMSMATGKKLKADFAMTGELSLVGNVLPIGGLKEKVIAARRNKLKKIIIPKPNERDLDEIPEKVRKGLSFYPVERMEEVLDLLLPGYSNTGTAKTTGPGKNTIKNKKGTA; encoded by the coding sequence ATGCCAGAAAAGAATATAATACCGGCGGACCAGATACTTCCCAATAAACTGTTCATCATTCCCCTGAACGGGCGGCCGATTTTTCCCGGAATATTTACTCCCCTGATGATCTCCGGACAGGAAGATATGGAGGTCATCAATAAATCCATGGAATCCAATGGTCTGATCGGTCTGGTCCTGTTGAAGGACCCGGAAACGGGAAATCCCGTAGGCAGCGAACTGCATTCCGTGGGAACCGTGGCTAAGATCGTAAAACGCATAAACCTTCCCGACGGGGGATTGAATATATTCATATCCACTCTCAAGCGGTTTAAAATCAAGAAATTCATAACCGCGGAACAACCTGTTTCCGCTGCGGTTGAATACCTGGACGACATCAATGACGAGTCCGACGAGGTCAAGGCCCTCTCCCGGGCCCTGCTGACGGAAATGAAGCAGCTTTCGGAGAACAACCCGATCTTTTCCGAAGAGGTCCGCCTGAATATGATCAACATCGATCATCCCGGCAAGATCGCCGATTTTATTACCTCCATACTGAATATAAAGCGTGAGGACCAGCAGGGAATACTCGAAACCCTGGACGTTCAGCAGCGTATGGAGCAGGTGCTGATCTTCATCAAAAAGGAACAGGAACTCCTGAGCATCCAGAAGAAGATACAGCAGCAGATCAATGAAAAGATCGAGAAAAGCCAGCGGGAGTACTTTCTTAAAGAGGAACTCAAGGCCATCAAGAAGGAACTCGGCATGCCGGTGGATGCCAAAAGCAGCGAGTACCAGCGTTTCAAGGAGCTAATCGACACCCTGCCCCTGCCGGAGGATGTCCGGGAACCGGTGGAACGGGAACTGGAGAAGTTCTCCCTGATGGACCCCAACGCCTCGGAGTTCATTGTTACCCGCAACTATCTGGACACAATAGTCTCCCTGCCCTGGGAAGATCCCAAACCTGAGGATTTTGAGCTCGAAAAGGCCCGCAAGATCCTCGATGAAGACCATTACGGTCTCGACGAGGTCAAAGAGCGTATTATCGAGTTCCTGGCCGTCCGCAAACTGAAAAAGGATACCAAGGGCTCTATTATCTGCCTGGTGGGGGCCCCCGGTGTGGGTAAAACATCGGTGGGCAAATCCATTGCCAGGGCGCTGAACAAGCAGTTCTTCCGCTTCTCCGTGGGAGGAATGCGGGACGAGGCGGAGATCAAGGGTCACCGCCGGACCTATGTTGGAGCCATGCCCGGCAAGATTATTCAGGGTCTGAAGATCGTAAAATCCCGCAATCCGGTTTTCATGATCGACGAGATCGACAAGATGGGTGCAAGCTTCCAGGGCGACCCCTCCTCCGCACTGCTGGAGGTGCTGGACCCGGAGCAGAACGTCTCCTTCCGGGACAATTACCTGGACCTGCCCTTCGATGTTTCCACGGTGCTCTTTATTGTTACCGCCAACACCCTGGACACAATTCCCCGTCCCCTGCTGGACCGGATGGAGGTTATCCGCCTCTCCGGCTATATTGAACAGGAGAAGATCGCCATTGCCAGCAAGTACATCATTCCCAAATCCCTCTCCCGGCACGGGCTGAAAAAAAGCCAGGTCCGCTTTACCAAGGCGGCCCTCTCAGGTGTTGCAGTTAACTACGCCCGGGAGGCGGGAATGCGGAACTACGAGAAGGCGGTGGACAAGATAAACCGTAAAATCGCAACGAAGCTGGTACTCAAGAAGCTTGAGCCGACGGTGAAGATAGACAGTCAGGATCTGGAAGAGTACCTCAGCAAACCGATATTCCGGGAGGATGTCAAGAAGCAGGCGGCGGTACCGGGAACAGCGGTGGGCCTTGCCTGGACCAACTTCGGCGGCGACATTCTGGTTATAGAGGCGGTATCGAATCCCGGCAAAGAGGGCTTCAGGATTACCGGACAAATGGGCAGCGTAATGCAGGAGTCCGCGGGAATCGCTTTTACCTACGCCCGGCATATTGCAGGACGCTACAATGTAGACCAGTCCTTCTTTGAAAAAAACCAGATACACCTGCATATTCCCGCCGGTGCAACCCCCAAGGACGGACCCTCCGCAGGGATTACCATGACCGCGGCGCTGATGTCCATGGCTACAGGGAAGAAGCTCAAAGCCGACTTTGCCATGACCGGGGAGCTCTCTCTGGTTGGCAATGTGCTGCCTATCGGCGGACTCAAGGAGAAGGTAATCGCCGCCCGGCGCAACAAGCTGAAGAAGATAATCATTCCAAAACCCAACGAGAGGGATCTGGACGAGATTCCGGAAAAGGTCCGCAAGGGTCTGAGCTTTTATCCGGTGGAGCGGATGGAAGAGGTCCTGGACCTTCTGCTTCCGGGATATAGCAATACGGGCACTGCAAAAACCACCGGACCAGGCAAAAACACGATAAAAAACAAGAAAGGTACGGCATGA